ATCTGTTCGGGCGGAACGCCAGGCATCATGTTTGGTGCCAGTGTGTAGGGCTGTCCGGGCGGCGATTGCATTTGCATTGGCATTGGTGATGGGGTATGGTAGATTTGCTGGGGAGGCGGCGATACCACCACAGCGGCGCCCTGTTGAGGAACTGCGTTTTCCGCAGCCGCCTTTTTCATCGCTTCGTCGACAGCGCGCTGTGTTCGTTGTTCCATCTCCGCCTCTTGGAGCCTCCTCATATCAACTTCACGCTGTATATCCATCTCACGCTGAGAATCCATCATGGCCTGCCTCTGTACTTCACGTCTAGCAGCCATTCTGGATGCGCCGACGAGTACGGCGGCTCCGAGAACTGGTCTTCGCCGACGGCCGAACATTGTGATGACTGACAGTCGAGAAGTGTactggagatggaaaaagaTAAGGCACGCTGATATGGGAGTAACAAAAGCGAGTATCGTGTTGTACAATACAAGACCAGAAACTGGAAGACAGCCCCTCAATGCCTTTATGTAGCATACGACTGTCTTCCGGTCAGTGGTAACCTCGCACTTAGAGTTCAAGCCACCCAGACTATGGTACACACGTCATCGTTCAAAGTTCAGCTGGGCGAGCCAGTGACACTTCTCGACGCCATCTATCTGCAAAGAGTAAAGGCATGTATCTTTGATGAAACCAAAAACTCAATCTGTTCAGCTTCTCCACAGACAcagccatcttctccaagtcaACTCAATTCATATTTCTCCACCAAGTTCCACCAACTGCAGAGACATGGGATTTATTTCATTCCCAGTGTATCTCCCTTATGGCTTCTCCAGACCCCAGGTTATATCAGATAAAGTTTGCCTCGTTCAATGTCCGCCCACTTCCAGTAGCACATAACCGTGTCTATTAATTTGGATAGGCTCGATATAACGTGCTATCCGCTGTAGCGTACAAAGTCATCGAACCCGCTTTCCAAGATACTGCCACTGAAGCTACCCGAGCCATGGTCGCAAATTTTCGGTGGCTCTGGTTCCTTGTCGGTGGTACGCCACGATGCTTATGATCCTTCCACGAGGTGTAGTATAGCAAGACGTGATATCCCATTAAACGTAAATCAGGAATTGTAAAAGAATCTTTATAGCTACTTTAGAAAACGGATCAGGGCCGGTGGTTAACTTTTGGATTGTTGTTCAGAAGTTGGCCCAGTCATGGCGATGATAAACCGCTTTAATTGTTTCATCACGAAATAAGCCGAGCTTGAAGCGCTACTGTGTTCAATGTCTCTAGATTACGTCATGTAAATGTTAGGTAGAATACTCTAACTCTGTTATCCGATATCCATCATGAGATGTAGTTCAGTCAAACAGTGTTAGCATAAAATAGTGTGATTGCGGGTGGCAATACTCTTCTTACAGGCACGTGTCTTACATACTTGTCGCAAGATGGATGTAGGTAGTTCACAATTATCACCAGCAACATTTGTCTTCCTAAATACAAGTAACTGTATGCATTCTCtgtcaaagaaaaaaaaatcaagggGTCTTGCTTTAAAATCGCAGCGTTGCATTTTGCGTGTCAGCATACATCAAACACTCATTGTAGTTCTGTCTCGTGTTTGCCAGTGTAGTTGTAATACAGAGCAATGTTACGACGCTAACGGCCGGCTTATTCCATGTCGCCATGCAGGCTTCATCACCTAGCAAGTGTCCCGTAGGGACGAACGTGTGTTCATACTGACTGTTTCTTTTTATGCAGCtttagaaagaaagagagtatTCTGGCAGAGAGCACGGTATCAGTGGGTTGACAGAGGAATACCGCTGTAAGCGCCTAATAGGCCCGGGTTTATGCTGCGTTGGGCATGTCACCCCTAGTGGCACGCTGAATTCGGGGAATTCGGGGTATTCCCTGCTGAGAAAGAGTTACAACTTTTGTCTATAAGACAGCCGATTGTTATATAAATCGCCCTCTACGCAACTATCAATTCCTTCGAATTAATCACAGAGAATAAAAAGCATCAAATTCGGCAGATTACAACATCAGCTATCAAGCGAAGTAAccatgtcatcatcacctttCTTCATTCCGGTGGACCTTGCACACACGGCTCTCCTTCTTTCAGATGTGCAGACACAAATTTTGAAGCGTTTTTTGCCTGAAATTCAGAAACAGTATCTTGATAACATCAAAACTCTCCTTGGATTCTTCCGAGATGAAATATCTCAGCGTCGATCCAATCAAGACACCGCAATACGAAGTGCACCTTACGAAGGCGTGCCTCTTATTGTTCACCACACCCTGCCGTTCAACGTCAACTCAAATTCCTTTGTATCGCCCTACAACAAGCTCAGTAAATGGGTAAAACAACTCGAGGATGTTGGTTATTTCGCAAACGCACCCTCTgatcctcatcatccataCTATGGTATTCCAGATGAGATTGTACCACCGGGCGGTTGGGGCGGAAAGGACGAAATTGTCTTGGGAAAGTTGCAACCAAGCTGCTTTGGTACATCTGATTTGCAATCGTATCTACGTGCACGTGGCATTCGGCATGTTGTCCTGGTAGGACTGACGACCATGGGGAGTATCTTGGGTTCAGCAAGAGCGGGAGCGGACTTGGATTATCACATTATCTGTGTAGAAGAGGGTATCGTCGACGATGATCCAGAAATTCACAAGTTTCTGATGTCAAAGGTACTCCCAAAGTTTGTTGATGTAGTTGAGCTGAAGGATATATTGGGATTGTAGTTATGAAGGTGTCATAGATACGCGACTTCGATGCTCTGGAATGAAGTATTTATACAATACGGAAGCGAACTTTTGAGGATCTTAGCTGTACATGCCCTGGAAGTATCCATTTATTTCAGAATGATAACACAATGCGCCCTTTACCCTCTTCGCGGTAACGACAGCTATTCGCAtgtaataaatttataattcCACATTCAATGCATAGGCTTTCGCGCTGTAgggttgatgaagatgctttgTAATGTTGCTCTAAGTAGATAGCTGGTCGTCTAATAACTAATCAGCCGGACACATGGGCCGGTTGGTCTCAAGACGCGTGGTGGGGGACCGCGATTGCTCACAGCCCTTCTTAAACCTTTGGCAAAGTTATGCTTCAACCACGTGGCATCAGCAGCACAACAATAGTGGGATACTCTTTTGCCAATTTTTATTTCTCCCTCGATCTCTTCAAATGGAAATGGCTCCCGGCATTCACGTAGTTAGTGTAGCAGCAAACGTCTGCTCTAGGTGCCGGCTTCATAAGCAGCGATGCAACCGGGCTCTTCCTAGATGCTCTCGATGTACTCTGTGAGCTTTCTCATGCTTTATTACTCATCATGCAGTTTCGCAGTACAATAATCTCATTTAATTGCACATAGAAAGCTGAGACACTGCGACTACAGCCTCTCTTCCAGCAGTGCCCATGCTCCGCAGCAAGATGTGCGCAGAAGCGAACCATTGGTTGTTTCTGAATGCCATGGCTTTTTCGATCTATCTGCTCGCGGAGAGCAGGAATTTGTGCAATTAATTTCCAATTGGACAATAAATTCCGATAAAAATTTGTGTTATTTCACACAACTGACCAACGATATTCTACAAGAAGGCGGG
Above is a genomic segment from Trichoderma breve strain T069 chromosome 6, whole genome shotgun sequence containing:
- a CDS encoding isochorismatase family domain-containing protein, yielding MSSSPFFIPVDLAHTALLLSDVQTQILKRFLPEIQKQYLDNIKTLLGFFRDEISQRRSNQDTAIRSAPYEGVPLIVHHTLPFNVNSNSFVSPYNKLSKWVKQLEDVGYFANAPSDPHHPYYGIPDEIVPPGGWGGKDEIVLGKLQPSCFGTSDLQSYLRARGIRHVVLVGLTTMGSILGSARAGADLDYHIICVEEGIVDDDPEIHKFLMSKVLPKFVDVVELKDILGL